In Drosophila subpulchrella strain 33 F10 #4 breed RU33 chromosome X, RU_Dsub_v1.1 Primary Assembly, whole genome shotgun sequence, the DNA window GAGAATATCGGTGTCGGTGGCCGTGCTCATTATCTGAAGAATGACTTCCTTGGATGCCGAACCACCCATGGCACCCATCGACTCAATCACAAGACGAGCCATATTCTTATCGTATATCGACattttgttaatatttttttactcgaaaaaaaattgtatacttttttttttggaagaAAAATTGATTCAATTGAGACGTCCGTACACAACCGAGCTGGATCgaataatgaaatatgttcTGGGTTAGTCAAGAAGGAAGACTTTGAAGTGTCATTTTAGTTATATCCAAAGCCTACTTGGGATCTAAGCCTTCTAGGGATacagaaaaaaatgtaatattctGTAGTTTGTAAACCATTTcctaaatatgtatataatcCACACATTAAACTTCCCCTTCTTACAACTCTTTCAGTCAACGAGCTGTCCGAGGAGCAGAAGCAAATGATCATCCTGTCGGAGGACTTCCAGCGGTTCGTGGTGCGCGCCGGCCGCGTCATCGAGCGGGCCCTCTCGGAGAACGTGGACATCTACACGGACTACATCGGTGGCGGCGACAGCGAGGAGGCGAACGACGAGCGATCCCACGCCCGTCTCTCGCTGAATCGCGTCTTCTACGACGAACGCTGGTCGAAGAATCGCTGCATCACCAGCATGGACTGGTCCACCCACTTCCCGGAGCTGGTGGTGGCCTCCTATCACAACAACGAGGAGAGCCCCAATGAGCCCGATGGTGTGGTTATGGTGTGGAACACCAAATTCAAGAAGACCACGCCGGAGGATGTCTTCCACTGTCAGAGCGCGGTGATGTCCACCTGCTTTGCCAAATTCAATCCCAACCTAATCCTCGGCGGCACCTATTCGGGCCAAATTGTGTTGTGGGACAATCGCGTCCAGAAGCGCACGCCCATTCAGCGTACACCACTCAGTGCCGCAGCGCACACGCATCCCGTCTACTGCCTCCAAATGGTGGGCACCCAGAATGCGCACAATGTCATCTCCATATCCTCGGACGGCAAACTGTGCTCCTGGTCGTTGGACATGCTGTCGCAGCCGCAGGACACGCTCGAGCTGCAGCAGCGCCAATCGAAGGCCATTGCCATCACATCGATGGCCTTCCCGGCCAACGAGATCAACAGTCTGGTGATGGGCAGTGAGGATGGCTATGTCTACTCCGCCTCGCGCCATGGCCTGCGTTCCGGCGTCAACGAGGTGTACGAACGCCATCTGGGCCCCATCACCGGAATATCCACGCACTACAACCAGCTGTCGCCAGACTTTGGCCACCTATTCCTTACCTCGTCAATTGACTGGACCATCAAACTCTGGTCACTCAAGGTAATATAGAGTTTCCGTTAAGAAAAGACAACTCAACTTAGTGCTCTGTTATAAAATGATATACATTCCACATTCCAGGACACAAAGCCGCTGTACTCCTTCGAGGACAATTCGGATTACGTGATGGACGTCGCCTGGTCGCCCGTGCATCCCGCCCTCTTTGCCGCCGTTGACGGCAGCGGACGCCTGGACCTATGGAACCTCAACCAGGACACGGAGGTGCCAACAGCCTCAATTGTTGTGGCTGGTGCCCCGGCCCTGAATCGCGTCTCCTGGACCCCATCTGGTCTGCACGTCTGCATCGGCGACGAGGCTGGCAAGCTGTACGTCTACGATGTGGCCGAGAATCTGG includes these proteins:
- the LOC119556003 gene encoding cytoplasmic dynein 1 intermediate chain isoform X15, which gives rise to MDRKAELERKKAKLAALREEKDRRRREKEIKDMEEAAGRIGGGGGIDKDQRKDLDEMLSSLGVAPVSEVLSSLSSVNSMTSDNSNTQTPDASLQATVNGQSGGKKQPLNLSVYNVQATNIPPKETLVYTKQTQTTSTGGGNGDGYMEDWWRPRKGTHAKKTAAHATDYYDEYNLNPGLEWEDEFTDDEESSLQNLDNGFTSKLPPGYLTHGLPTVKDVAPAITPLEIKKETEVKKEVNELSEEQKQMIILSEDFQRFVVRAGRVIERALSENVDIYTDYIGGGDSEEANDERSHARLSLNRVFYDERWSKNRCITSMDWSTHFPELVVASYHNNEESPNEPDGVVMVWNTKFKKTTPEDVFHCQSAVMSTCFAKFNPNLILGGTYSGQIVLWDNRVQKRTPIQRTPLSAAAHTHPVYCLQMVGTQNAHNVISISSDGKLCSWSLDMLSQPQDTLELQQRQSKAIAITSMAFPANEINSLVMGSEDGYVYSASRHGLRSGVNEVYERHLGPITGISTHYNQLSPDFGHLFLTSSIDWTIKLWSLKDTKPLYSFEDNSDYVMDVAWSPVHPALFAAVDGSGRLDLWNLNQDTEVPTASIVVAGAPALNRVSWTPSGLHVCIGDEAGKLYVYDVAENLAQPSRDEWSRFNTHLNEIKLNQSDEV
- the LOC119556003 gene encoding cytoplasmic dynein 1 intermediate chain isoform X11, which produces MDRKAELERKKAKLAALREEKDRRRREKEIKDMEEAAGRIGGGGGIDKDQRKDLDEMLSSLGVAPVSEVLSSLSSVNSMTSDNSNTQTPDASLQATVNGQSGGKKQPLNLSVYNVQATNIPPKETLVYTKQTQTTSTGGGNGDGYMEDWWRPRKGTHAKKTAAHATDYYDEYNLNPGLEWEDEFTVLAFDAQGDDEESSLQNLDNGFTSKLPPGYLTHGLPTVKDVAPAITPLEIKKETEVKKEVNELSEEQKQMIILSEDFQRFVVRAGRVIERALSENVDIYTDYIGGGDSEEANDERSHARLSLNRVFYDERWSKNRCITSMDWSTHFPELVVASYHNNEESPNEPDGVVMVWNTKFKKTTPEDVFHCQSAVMSTCFAKFNPNLILGGTYSGQIVLWDNRVQKRTPIQRTPLSAAAHTHPVYCLQMVGTQNAHNVISISSDGKLCSWSLDMLSQPQDTLELQQRQSKAIAITSMAFPANEINSLVMGSEDGYVYSASRHGLRSGVNEVYERHLGPITGISTHYNQLSPDFGHLFLTSSIDWTIKLWSLKDTKPLYSFEDNSDYVMDVAWSPVHPALFAAVDGSGRLDLWNLNQDTEVPTASIVVAGAPALNRVSWTPSGLHVCIGDEAGKLYVYDVAENLAQPSRDEWSRFNTHLNEIKLNQSDEV
- the LOC119556003 gene encoding cytoplasmic dynein 1 intermediate chain isoform X14; the encoded protein is MDRKAELERKKAKLAALREEKDRRRREKEIKDMEEAAGRIGGGGGIDKDQRKDLDEMLSSLGVAPVSEVLSSLSSVNSMTSDNSNTQTPDASLQATVNGQSGGKKQPLNLSVYNVQATNIPPKETLVYTKQTQTTSTGGGNGDGYMEDWWRPRKGTHAKKTAAHATDYYDEYNLNPGLEWEDEFTGDDEESSLQNLDNGFTSKLPPGYLTHGLPTVKDVAPAITPLEIKKETEVKKEVNELSEEQKQMIILSEDFQRFVVRAGRVIERALSENVDIYTDYIGGGDSEEANDERSHARLSLNRVFYDERWSKNRCITSMDWSTHFPELVVASYHNNEESPNEPDGVVMVWNTKFKKTTPEDVFHCQSAVMSTCFAKFNPNLILGGTYSGQIVLWDNRVQKRTPIQRTPLSAAAHTHPVYCLQMVGTQNAHNVISISSDGKLCSWSLDMLSQPQDTLELQQRQSKAIAITSMAFPANEINSLVMGSEDGYVYSASRHGLRSGVNEVYERHLGPITGISTHYNQLSPDFGHLFLTSSIDWTIKLWSLKDTKPLYSFEDNSDYVMDVAWSPVHPALFAAVDGSGRLDLWNLNQDTEVPTASIVVAGAPALNRVSWTPSGLHVCIGDEAGKLYVYDVAENLAQPSRDEWSRFNTHLNEIKLNQSDEV
- the LOC119556003 gene encoding cytoplasmic dynein 1 intermediate chain isoform X13 is translated as MDRKAELERKKAKLAALREEKDRRRREKEIKDMEEAAGRIGGGGGIDKDQRKDLDEMLSSLGVAPVSEVLSSLSSVNSMTSDNSNTQTPDASLQATVNGQSGGKKQPLNLSVYNVQATNIPPKETLVYTKQTQTTSTGGGNGDVLSCHSSPLSGYMEDWWRPRKAHATDYYDEYNLNPGLEWEDEFTDDEESSLQNLDNGFTSKLPPGYLTHGLPTVKDVAPAITPLEIKKETEVKKEVNELSEEQKQMIILSEDFQRFVVRAGRVIERALSENVDIYTDYIGGGDSEEANDERSHARLSLNRVFYDERWSKNRCITSMDWSTHFPELVVASYHNNEESPNEPDGVVMVWNTKFKKTTPEDVFHCQSAVMSTCFAKFNPNLILGGTYSGQIVLWDNRVQKRTPIQRTPLSAAAHTHPVYCLQMVGTQNAHNVISISSDGKLCSWSLDMLSQPQDTLELQQRQSKAIAITSMAFPANEINSLVMGSEDGYVYSASRHGLRSGVNEVYERHLGPITGISTHYNQLSPDFGHLFLTSSIDWTIKLWSLKDTKPLYSFEDNSDYVMDVAWSPVHPALFAAVDGSGRLDLWNLNQDTEVPTASIVVAGAPALNRVSWTPSGLHVCIGDEAGKLYVYDVAENLAQPSRDEWSRFNTHLNEIKLNQSDEV
- the LOC119556003 gene encoding cytoplasmic dynein 1 intermediate chain isoform X18 encodes the protein MDRKAELERKKAKLAALREEKDRRRREKEIKDMEEAAGRIGGGGGIDKDQRKDLDEMLSSLGVAPVSEVLSSLSSVNSMTSDNSNTQTPDASLQATVNGQSGGKKQPLNLSVYNVQATNIPPKETLVYTKQTQTTSTGGGNGDGYMEDWWRPRKAHATDYYDEYNLNPGLEWEDEFTGDDEESSLQNLDNGFTSKLPPGYLTHGLPTVKDVAPAITPLEIKKETEVKKEVNELSEEQKQMIILSEDFQRFVVRAGRVIERALSENVDIYTDYIGGGDSEEANDERSHARLSLNRVFYDERWSKNRCITSMDWSTHFPELVVASYHNNEESPNEPDGVVMVWNTKFKKTTPEDVFHCQSAVMSTCFAKFNPNLILGGTYSGQIVLWDNRVQKRTPIQRTPLSAAAHTHPVYCLQMVGTQNAHNVISISSDGKLCSWSLDMLSQPQDTLELQQRQSKAIAITSMAFPANEINSLVMGSEDGYVYSASRHGLRSGVNEVYERHLGPITGISTHYNQLSPDFGHLFLTSSIDWTIKLWSLKDTKPLYSFEDNSDYVMDVAWSPVHPALFAAVDGSGRLDLWNLNQDTEVPTASIVVAGAPALNRVSWTPSGLHVCIGDEAGKLYVYDVAENLAQPSRDEWSRFNTHLNEIKLNQSDEV
- the LOC119556003 gene encoding cytoplasmic dynein 1 intermediate chain isoform X24, with amino-acid sequence MDRKAELERKKAKLAALREEKDRRRREKEIKDMEEAAGRIGGGGGIDKDQRKDLDEMLSSLGVAPVSEVLSSLSSVNSMTSDNSNTQTPDASLQATVNGQSGGKKQPLNLSVYNVQATNIPPKETLVYTKQTQTTSTGGGNGDAHATDYYDEYNLNPGLEWEDEFTGDDEESSLQNLDNGFTSKLPPGYLTHGLPTVKDVAPAITPLEIKKETEVKKEVNELSEEQKQMIILSEDFQRFVVRAGRVIERALSENVDIYTDYIGGGDSEEANDERSHARLSLNRVFYDERWSKNRCITSMDWSTHFPELVVASYHNNEESPNEPDGVVMVWNTKFKKTTPEDVFHCQSAVMSTCFAKFNPNLILGGTYSGQIVLWDNRVQKRTPIQRTPLSAAAHTHPVYCLQMVGTQNAHNVISISSDGKLCSWSLDMLSQPQDTLELQQRQSKAIAITSMAFPANEINSLVMGSEDGYVYSASRHGLRSGVNEVYERHLGPITGISTHYNQLSPDFGHLFLTSSIDWTIKLWSLKDTKPLYSFEDNSDYVMDVAWSPVHPALFAAVDGSGRLDLWNLNQDTEVPTASIVVAGAPALNRVSWTPSGLHVCIGDEAGKLYVYDVAENLAQPSRDEWSRFNTHLNEIKLNQSDEV
- the LOC119556003 gene encoding cytoplasmic dynein 1 intermediate chain isoform X10; its protein translation is MDRKAELERKKAKLAALREEKDRRRREKEIKDMEEAAGRIGGGGGIDKDQRKDLDEMLSSLGVAPVSEVLSSLSSVNSMTSDNSNTQTPDASLQATVNGQSGGKKQPLNLSVYNVQATNIPPKETLVYTKQTQTTSTGGGNGDGYMEDWWRPRKVFGTHAKKTAAHATDYYDEYNLNPGLEWEDEFTVLAFDAQGDDEESSLQNLDNGFTSKLPPGYLTHGLPTVKDVAPAITPLEIKKETEVKKEVNELSEEQKQMIILSEDFQRFVVRAGRVIERALSENVDIYTDYIGGGDSEEANDERSHARLSLNRVFYDERWSKNRCITSMDWSTHFPELVVASYHNNEESPNEPDGVVMVWNTKFKKTTPEDVFHCQSAVMSTCFAKFNPNLILGGTYSGQIVLWDNRVQKRTPIQRTPLSAAAHTHPVYCLQMVGTQNAHNVISISSDGKLCSWSLDMLSQPQDTLELQQRQSKAIAITSMAFPANEINSLVMGSEDGYVYSASRHGLRSGVNEVYERHLGPITGISTHYNQLSPDFGHLFLTSSIDWTIKLWSLKDTKPLYSFEDNSDYVMDVAWSPVHPALFAAVDGSGRLDLWNLNQDTEVPTASIVVAGAPALNRVSWTPSGLHVCIGDEAGKLYVYDVAENLAQPSRDEWSRFNTHLNEIKLNQSDEV
- the LOC119556003 gene encoding cytoplasmic dynein 1 intermediate chain isoform X22, producing MDRKAELERKKAKLAALREEKDRRRREKEIKDMEEAAGRIGGGGGIDKDQRKDLDEMLSSLGVAPVSEVLSSLSSVNSMTSDNSNTQTPDASLQATVNGQSGGKKQPLNLSVYNVQATNIPPKETLVYTKQTQTTSTGGGNGDGYMEDWWRPRKAVFGTHAKKTAAHATDYYDDEESSLQNLDNGFTSKLPPGYLTHGLPTVKDVAPAITPLEIKKETEVKKEVNELSEEQKQMIILSEDFQRFVVRAGRVIERALSENVDIYTDYIGGGDSEEANDERSHARLSLNRVFYDERWSKNRCITSMDWSTHFPELVVASYHNNEESPNEPDGVVMVWNTKFKKTTPEDVFHCQSAVMSTCFAKFNPNLILGGTYSGQIVLWDNRVQKRTPIQRTPLSAAAHTHPVYCLQMVGTQNAHNVISISSDGKLCSWSLDMLSQPQDTLELQQRQSKAIAITSMAFPANEINSLVMGSEDGYVYSASRHGLRSGVNEVYERHLGPITGISTHYNQLSPDFGHLFLTSSIDWTIKLWSLKDTKPLYSFEDNSDYVMDVAWSPVHPALFAAVDGSGRLDLWNLNQDTEVPTASIVVAGAPALNRVSWTPSGLHVCIGDEAGKLYVYDVAENLAQPSRDEWSRFNTHLNEIKLNQSDEV
- the LOC119556003 gene encoding cytoplasmic dynein 1 intermediate chain isoform X25, which codes for MDRKAELERKKAKLAALREEKDRRRREKEIKDMEEAAGRIGGGGGIDKDQRKDLDEMLSSLGVAPVSEVLSSLSSVNSMTSDNSNTQTPDASLQATVNGQSGGKKQPLNLSVYNVQATNIPPKETLVYTKQTQTTSTGGGNGDAHATDYYDEYNLNPGLEWEDEFTDDEESSLQNLDNGFTSKLPPGYLTHGLPTVKDVAPAITPLEIKKETEVKKEVNELSEEQKQMIILSEDFQRFVVRAGRVIERALSENVDIYTDYIGGGDSEEANDERSHARLSLNRVFYDERWSKNRCITSMDWSTHFPELVVASYHNNEESPNEPDGVVMVWNTKFKKTTPEDVFHCQSAVMSTCFAKFNPNLILGGTYSGQIVLWDNRVQKRTPIQRTPLSAAAHTHPVYCLQMVGTQNAHNVISISSDGKLCSWSLDMLSQPQDTLELQQRQSKAIAITSMAFPANEINSLVMGSEDGYVYSASRHGLRSGVNEVYERHLGPITGISTHYNQLSPDFGHLFLTSSIDWTIKLWSLKDTKPLYSFEDNSDYVMDVAWSPVHPALFAAVDGSGRLDLWNLNQDTEVPTASIVVAGAPALNRVSWTPSGLHVCIGDEAGKLYVYDVAENLAQPSRDEWSRFNTHLNEIKLNQSDEV
- the LOC119556003 gene encoding cytoplasmic dynein 1 intermediate chain isoform X20 encodes the protein MDRKAELERKKAKLAALREEKDRRRREKEIKDMEEAAGRIGGGGGIDKDQRKDLDEMLSSLGVAPVSEVLSSLSSVNSMTSDNSNTQTPDASLQATVNGQSGGKKQPLNLSVYNVQATNIPPKETLVYTKQTQTTSTGGGNGDGYMEDWWRPRKGTHAKKTAAHATDYYVLAFDAQGDDEESSLQNLDNGFTSKLPPGYLTHGLPTVKDVAPAITPLEIKKETEVKKEVNELSEEQKQMIILSEDFQRFVVRAGRVIERALSENVDIYTDYIGGGDSEEANDERSHARLSLNRVFYDERWSKNRCITSMDWSTHFPELVVASYHNNEESPNEPDGVVMVWNTKFKKTTPEDVFHCQSAVMSTCFAKFNPNLILGGTYSGQIVLWDNRVQKRTPIQRTPLSAAAHTHPVYCLQMVGTQNAHNVISISSDGKLCSWSLDMLSQPQDTLELQQRQSKAIAITSMAFPANEINSLVMGSEDGYVYSASRHGLRSGVNEVYERHLGPITGISTHYNQLSPDFGHLFLTSSIDWTIKLWSLKDTKPLYSFEDNSDYVMDVAWSPVHPALFAAVDGSGRLDLWNLNQDTEVPTASIVVAGAPALNRVSWTPSGLHVCIGDEAGKLYVYDVAENLAQPSRDEWSRFNTHLNEIKLNQSDEV
- the LOC119556003 gene encoding cytoplasmic dynein 1 intermediate chain isoform X16, with the translated sequence MDRKAELERKKAKLAALREEKDRRRREKEIKDMEEAAGRIGGGGGIDKDQRKDLDEMLSSLGVAPVSEVLSSLSSVNSMTSDNSNTQTPDASLQATVNGQSGGKKQPLNLSVYNVQATNIPPKETLVYTKQTQTTSTGGGNGDGYMEDWWRPRKAHATDYYDEYNLNPGLEWEDEFTVLAFDAQGDDEESSLQNLDNGFTSKLPPGYLTHGLPTVKDVAPAITPLEIKKETEVKKEVNELSEEQKQMIILSEDFQRFVVRAGRVIERALSENVDIYTDYIGGGDSEEANDERSHARLSLNRVFYDERWSKNRCITSMDWSTHFPELVVASYHNNEESPNEPDGVVMVWNTKFKKTTPEDVFHCQSAVMSTCFAKFNPNLILGGTYSGQIVLWDNRVQKRTPIQRTPLSAAAHTHPVYCLQMVGTQNAHNVISISSDGKLCSWSLDMLSQPQDTLELQQRQSKAIAITSMAFPANEINSLVMGSEDGYVYSASRHGLRSGVNEVYERHLGPITGISTHYNQLSPDFGHLFLTSSIDWTIKLWSLKDTKPLYSFEDNSDYVMDVAWSPVHPALFAAVDGSGRLDLWNLNQDTEVPTASIVVAGAPALNRVSWTPSGLHVCIGDEAGKLYVYDVAENLAQPSRDEWSRFNTHLNEIKLNQSDEV
- the LOC119556003 gene encoding cytoplasmic dynein 1 intermediate chain isoform X23, giving the protein MDRKAELERKKAKLAALREEKDRRRREKEIKDMEEAAGRIGGGGGIDKDQRKDLDEMLSSLGVAPVSEVLSSLSSVNSMTSDNSNTQTPDASLQATVNGQSGGKKQPLNLSVYNVQATNIPPKETLVYTKQTQTTSTGGGNGDVLSCHSSPLSGYMEDWWRPRKAHATDYYGDDEESSLQNLDNGFTSKLPPGYLTHGLPTVKDVAPAITPLEIKKETEVKKEVNELSEEQKQMIILSEDFQRFVVRAGRVIERALSENVDIYTDYIGGGDSEEANDERSHARLSLNRVFYDERWSKNRCITSMDWSTHFPELVVASYHNNEESPNEPDGVVMVWNTKFKKTTPEDVFHCQSAVMSTCFAKFNPNLILGGTYSGQIVLWDNRVQKRTPIQRTPLSAAAHTHPVYCLQMVGTQNAHNVISISSDGKLCSWSLDMLSQPQDTLELQQRQSKAIAITSMAFPANEINSLVMGSEDGYVYSASRHGLRSGVNEVYERHLGPITGISTHYNQLSPDFGHLFLTSSIDWTIKLWSLKDTKPLYSFEDNSDYVMDVAWSPVHPALFAAVDGSGRLDLWNLNQDTEVPTASIVVAGAPALNRVSWTPSGLHVCIGDEAGKLYVYDVAENLAQPSRDEWSRFNTHLNEIKLNQSDEV